CCGGTGCCGGTGCCGTTGTACGCGAGCCCGGCCTCGGCGGTGGCGTCGACGAACCCGATCTCGGCGCTCGCTCCGTCGGTCTCGGCGCCGTCGAGCGACCCGGGCGCGGCGGCGCACCCGGAGACGACCAGCGTCAGCGCGACGGCGACGGTGAGGAGGGCCCGGTGGGCGGCGCCGCTGGTCCGTCGGTCCGAACCGGTCATTCGTCGATCCCTGTCGGGAGCGCGCGCTGGGAGCGGGGCGGCACGAGCAGCGTCTCGCGGTGGAGCGTCTCCAGGTAGTCGACGATGCCGTGGTCCTCGGCCGCCAGGTCGTCGTCGTACTCGTCGGTGTTCATCGCCTTGCGAGTCTCGACGAAGTCGTCGACGTGGCGCTGGAGGCCGCTGAAGTTGAACTCCGTCCCCTGGGCCGCGTCCGTGGCGACCCCCTCCGAACGCCGGAGGATCGTCGGGACGAAGTCGTCGTCGCGTGCGCGTGCGACTTTCTGCGTGTGTCCCACGCGGTCGTACTCCTCTGCGTACTCCTCGACGCTTCGGGCGTTTTCCTCGGTGATCCTGCTCTCGGCGCCGAGCTTCTCGCCGATCTCCCCGATCTCGTCGGTGTCGTGGGCGGGACAGAACATCTCGGCGGCCCGCTCCTCGTGGGACTGGTCGTACCAGCGGTCCAGATCGATGCCGAGTCGGGAGATCGCCATCGTCGTCCCGCCGGCGAACGGCCCCTCGCGGATGGTGATCCGGTCCTCGGAGGGCTGGCTGTCGCGGTAGCCGGACTTGAACCCCATCGACAGCGGCGCCGACTCCGGGATCGAGTCGTTGTCCAGCACGTCCGCCGGGATACCCTTGCCGACCATCCCGGTCCGCCGATCGGTCTTCGAGAAGACGCCCTCGAAGGTGTCGGTCACCTCGACGCCGTTTATCGTCTCGATCTCGCCGAACAGCGCTGCCTCGGCGGCCATGACGACCGAGCCGATGTCGCTGTTCATCAGCAGGACGGCGTCGAAGTCGTCGGCCTTGTCGGGGTCCTCGCCGACCCGGCGGAGCAGGTCTTCGGCCGGGACCAGCTGCTCGGGGACGCCGCCGGTCCGCTCGAAGTAGCTGGCCGAGTAGCCGAGCATGAAGAGCAGCCCCTGCGTGAACGACGCCGAGGGGTTGCCGCCGGTCCCCCACTGGAAGGCCTCTTCGAGGGTCCGAAGGGTTCCCTCGACCTGTTCACGCTCGGCCTCGGTCGGCGGAGTCGACCCCTCGTAGGAGAGCCCGAGGATCAGCTGTTGTTGCGGGATGACGGTGTTGCCGTGGGCGTCGTGGACGACCGCGTAGTTCCAGGCGTGTTGGCGCTTCGACAGCGCGTCGGGGTTGCCCGTCGGAACCGACAGCTCGAACTCCGTGTCCGTCCCCGTCCGGGTTCCACCCGCCCCCTCCGGTTCGCTGGGACCGTCGGATTCGGTTCCCACCAGGTCCCGTTCCCGTTCCTGACACGCCGAGAGCGCGCTCGCCCCACCGATAGCGACGGCCGTCGCGACGAACTCGCGGCGGCCGATCCCACGCTCGTTGTCCGGTGACATTTTCACAGGGTTAGTCGGTCCGATTGAAAAACCCTTCCACGAACGGTCGCACCGACTGCCACGTCCCACGCGCCGCCGGCGACCGTGCGGCGCCGTCACACCACGATATCTCCCGATCTGTACCGGACCGGACACGGTCTGTGACGCCCGCGCGCGAGCAACCTGGGAAACGTTGCTTTACCGACGATCGCGCACTGGTTCAGCGATGCAGAACGGCCGTTCGACAGCCGTGCATATCGACCGACGGACTTAGGACCCGACTGTCGGGCTTCGAAGCGTGGAATCTCGATCATTGACGATGGCAATTACGGCCTGGGCCCGAGGAGCCGGGAGTCGATCGGTTCCGTTCTCCGAAACGCGGGCGCTAGCGCCCGCTCGCGCCCGCTGCCCGAGCACGGGGGCGAGACCGATCGAATCCTCTGATCTGAGTCCCCCGATTTCGGGAGATTAGAGTCCCAACGACGCGTTCCTCCGATCGGCCCTCGACCGAAACCGACCGAACGCGTCCGCGTCCTTCCAAAAGTTTTATTACCCGTTATCGTAAACCAACCAAAGGCATGTCTGACAGTACCAATGAGTACAGCGATGTCGTAGACCGCCGGAAGTTCCTGACACTTGCAGGAGCGTCCGGTGCCGCGGCACTCGCAGGGTGTGGTAGCGGGGACGGGACACCGACCGACGGGTCCGGCTCCGACGGTAGTGACGGCTCGGACGGGTCCGACAGCAGCGACGGTTCGGACGGCTCGGACGGTTCGGACGGCTCGGACGGCGGCAGTACGAACGTCGTCGACCAGACTCACGCGAGTGGCCTCCAGGCCGACCCGACCAACCGCACGCTCAACCCGCACAACACGCAGATCTCTTCGGAGCCCGCACGACGGCTGGCGTTCGACCGCTACGCCGCGTACTCCTTCGAGACCCAGGAGTTCCAGCTCGCGGCCCTGGACGAGTGGGAGTTCGACGGGGAGACGGTCACACTGACGTTCCGCGAGGATCTCTCGTGGTCCGACGGCAGCGACGTCACGACCGAAGACATCGACGTCCAGTTCCAGATCCTCGAGAAGATCGGTAGCGCCATCTGGGGCTACGTCGAGAGCACCGAAGTCGTCGACGACTACACGTACCAGCTGAACCTCACGGGCCCGACCAACCCGGTCATGGTCAAACACCAGCTGGGTAACATGTGGATCGACACGCCGGCCGCGGCGTTCGAGCAGTTCGTCGACGCCGAGGCTACCGAAGTCCAGACCTGGAACTGGGAGGACAGCGACACCGAGGTCATCACGAGCGGCGCGTGGGCCTACGTCGACAAGAACCAGCAGCAGTGGAACTTCGAGCGCAACACCGAGTTCCACAGCATCGACAACGTCAACTTCTCGACCTACCGGTTCGACTCCTACCAGGAGGCCTCGGCCCCCCAGCAGGACTTCACCACCGGCGGCAAGCGCTTCGACAGCGTCT
This DNA window, taken from Halosimplex litoreum, encodes the following:
- a CDS encoding DUF7405 family protein, translating into MSPDNERGIGRREFVATAVAIGGASALSACQERERDLVGTESDGPSEPEGAGGTRTGTDTEFELSVPTGNPDALSKRQHAWNYAVVHDAHGNTVIPQQQLILGLSYEGSTPPTEAEREQVEGTLRTLEEAFQWGTGGNPSASFTQGLLFMLGYSASYFERTGGVPEQLVPAEDLLRRVGEDPDKADDFDAVLLMNSDIGSVVMAAEAALFGEIETINGVEVTDTFEGVFSKTDRRTGMVGKGIPADVLDNDSIPESAPLSMGFKSGYRDSQPSEDRITIREGPFAGGTTMAISRLGIDLDRWYDQSHEERAAEMFCPAHDTDEIGEIGEKLGAESRITEENARSVEEYAEEYDRVGHTQKVARARDDDFVPTILRRSEGVATDAAQGTEFNFSGLQRHVDDFVETRKAMNTDEYDDDLAAEDHGIVDYLETLHRETLLVPPRSQRALPTGIDE